The Petropleomorpha daqingensis genome includes a window with the following:
- a CDS encoding gamma carbonic anhydrase family protein, which yields MPLFSFEGRSPQVHPDAWIAPTATLVGDVVVEAGASVWYGAVLRADFGRIVVRAGANVQDGSVLHGGDDPETEVGPGATIGHVCVVHGAVIGAEALIGNGSTVQDGARIGARTLIGAGSLVPPNAVIPDEVMALGAPARVRGPLSAGAAFWVDGNPSIYQELARRHAASVARVPHPSDFSEESSTGL from the coding sequence ATGCCGCTGTTCTCCTTCGAGGGGCGTTCGCCCCAGGTCCACCCCGACGCCTGGATCGCACCCACCGCGACGCTGGTCGGCGACGTCGTCGTCGAGGCCGGGGCGTCGGTCTGGTACGGCGCGGTGCTGCGCGCCGACTTCGGCCGGATCGTCGTGCGTGCCGGGGCCAACGTGCAGGACGGCTCGGTGCTGCACGGCGGCGACGACCCCGAGACCGAGGTCGGTCCCGGCGCGACGATCGGGCACGTCTGCGTCGTGCACGGGGCCGTGATCGGCGCCGAGGCGCTGATCGGCAACGGCTCCACCGTCCAGGACGGCGCCCGGATCGGTGCCCGCACGCTGATCGGCGCGGGCAGCCTCGTGCCGCCGAACGCGGTGATCCCGGACGAGGTGATGGCGCTGGGCGCACCGGCTCGGGTGCGGGGTCCGCTGTCCGCCGGGGCGGCGTTCTGGGTCGACGGCAACCCGTCGATCTACCAGGAGCTGGCCCGCCGGCATGCCGCGAGCGTGGCGCGCGTACCGCACCCCTCTGACTTTTCTGAGGAGTCGTCCACAGGGCTCTGA
- a CDS encoding Acg family FMN-binding oxidoreductase, producing MGNAVLDPATVHAVLSWANRAPSVHNSQPWRWRVGPSTIDLFADLSRALPTIDPDGRDLQLSCGAALQHLQVALRAVGRSGDVRRLPDPSRPEHLATVEVRAVPSTAADLALARVIDTRRTDRRVFSPRPVPAEVLDLLTSAAAEAGAELRVLVPGEQWEVVGLIERAAVEQGFTPGLLEEVAAWSGRPRGAADGVPAASVPGDVDAAVPVRYFAGHELEQSPLAVLESDGSVLALLHTAGDDPLDRLRAGEALGAVLLQAELAGLATCPLTQPLEVADTRARLAADLLPEGRSPQVLLRLGWAPVGAAPLPRTGRRRVEETISHGEG from the coding sequence GTGGGGAACGCTGTGCTGGACCCGGCCACCGTCCACGCCGTGCTGTCGTGGGCCAACCGCGCACCGTCGGTGCACAACTCGCAGCCGTGGCGGTGGCGGGTCGGCCCCTCGACGATCGACCTCTTCGCCGATCTGTCCCGTGCCCTCCCGACGATCGACCCCGACGGCCGCGACCTGCAGCTGAGCTGCGGCGCGGCGCTGCAGCACCTGCAGGTCGCCCTGCGGGCCGTCGGCCGGTCCGGCGACGTGCGCCGGCTGCCCGACCCGTCCCGGCCGGAGCACCTCGCCACGGTGGAGGTCCGCGCCGTGCCGTCCACCGCCGCCGACCTGGCACTGGCCCGGGTGATCGACACGCGGCGCACCGATCGCCGGGTGTTCTCGCCGCGGCCGGTTCCGGCCGAGGTCCTGGACCTCCTGACCAGCGCCGCTGCCGAGGCGGGCGCGGAGCTGAGGGTTCTCGTTCCGGGGGAGCAGTGGGAGGTGGTCGGCCTGATCGAGCGGGCCGCGGTGGAGCAGGGGTTCACCCCGGGCTTGCTCGAGGAGGTGGCCGCGTGGAGCGGTCGCCCTCGGGGCGCGGCCGACGGGGTGCCCGCGGCCAGCGTGCCCGGCGACGTCGACGCCGCTGTTCCGGTGCGCTACTTCGCCGGGCACGAGCTGGAGCAGAGCCCGCTGGCCGTCCTGGAGTCCGACGGGAGCGTGCTCGCCCTGCTCCACACCGCGGGCGACGACCCGCTCGACCGGCTGCGGGCCGGCGAGGCGCTGGGTGCGGTCCTGCTGCAGGCCGAGCTCGCCGGACTGGCCACCTGCCCCCTCACCCAGCCGCTGGAGGTCGCCGACACGCGCGCGCGGCTGGCCGCGGACCTCCTGCCCGAGGGGCGCAGTCCCCAGGTCCTGCTCCGGCTCGGCTGGGCGCCGGTGGGTGCGGCACCCCTGCCCCGGACCGGTCGCCGGCGCGTCGAGGAGACCATCTCGCACGGGGAGGGCTGA
- a CDS encoding FAD-dependent oxidoreductase, with protein MAGRLVVIGGDAAGGSAASQAKKRNPSLDVVMFERGRATSYSACGIPYWINGAVDAESDLITRAPEQHRANGIDVRIRTEVIGIDVEERTVRWRSHETGEEGTEPYDDLVYATGSVPARPPVPGIDAAGVYGVQTLDDGVALRAELDSGRVQRVVVVGGGYIGLEIAEACRVRGLEVTVVDMSAQPVGTFDPDIGSFIADAVRGEGIELVLSDGVASVDVGSDGRACAVVRASGRRLPADLVVLGLGVRPNVALAREAGIPLGTSGGVAVDAQMRTQVPGVWAAGDCVESWHRLSGQRVVVALGTHANKQGRVAGINIGGGYATFPGVIGTAITKVCDTEVARTGLSTREAEGAGYSFVTAVVDSTTRAGYFPGATPIRLKMIAERRSGRLLGAQIVGKQAAAKRIDALAVCIWNEMTVDEILSLDLSYAPPFAPVWDPVLIAARKAFDAVEDDVRSL; from the coding sequence GTGGCGGGACGGCTGGTGGTCATCGGAGGCGACGCCGCGGGCGGCAGTGCGGCCTCGCAGGCGAAGAAGCGCAACCCCTCGCTGGATGTCGTGATGTTCGAGCGCGGCCGGGCGACGTCCTACTCCGCCTGCGGCATCCCGTACTGGATCAACGGTGCGGTGGATGCGGAGTCCGACCTGATCACCCGGGCGCCCGAACAGCACCGCGCCAACGGCATCGACGTCCGGATCCGGACCGAGGTGATCGGCATCGACGTCGAGGAGCGCACGGTCCGCTGGCGCTCGCACGAGACCGGCGAGGAGGGCACCGAGCCCTACGACGACCTCGTCTACGCCACCGGCAGCGTGCCGGCGCGGCCGCCGGTGCCGGGCATCGACGCGGCCGGGGTCTACGGGGTGCAGACGCTGGACGACGGCGTCGCCCTGCGGGCCGAGCTCGACAGCGGCCGGGTGCAGCGGGTGGTCGTGGTCGGCGGTGGCTACATCGGCCTGGAGATCGCCGAGGCCTGCCGGGTCCGCGGGCTCGAGGTCACCGTCGTCGACATGTCGGCCCAGCCGGTCGGCACGTTCGACCCGGACATCGGGTCGTTCATCGCCGACGCCGTGCGGGGCGAGGGGATCGAGCTGGTCCTCTCCGACGGCGTGGCGTCGGTGGACGTGGGGTCCGACGGGCGCGCCTGCGCGGTGGTCAGGGCCAGCGGACGGCGGCTGCCGGCCGACCTCGTCGTCCTCGGGCTGGGCGTGCGGCCCAACGTGGCGCTGGCCCGCGAGGCCGGCATCCCGCTGGGCACCTCGGGGGGTGTCGCGGTGGACGCGCAGATGCGCACCCAGGTGCCCGGCGTGTGGGCGGCGGGGGACTGCGTCGAGTCGTGGCACCGGCTCTCCGGCCAGCGCGTCGTCGTCGCGCTCGGGACGCACGCCAACAAGCAGGGCCGGGTGGCCGGCATCAACATCGGCGGTGGCTACGCCACGTTCCCCGGCGTCATCGGGACGGCGATCACCAAGGTCTGCGACACCGAGGTCGCCCGCACCGGCCTGTCCACCCGGGAGGCCGAGGGGGCGGGGTACTCCTTCGTCACCGCCGTCGTCGACTCGACCACCAGGGCCGGCTACTTCCCGGGCGCGACGCCGATCCGGCTGAAGATGATCGCCGAGCGGCGCAGCGGGCGGCTGCTCGGTGCGCAGATCGTGGGCAAGCAGGCGGCGGCGAAGCGGATCGACGCGCTGGCCGTGTGCATTTGGAACGAGATGACCGTCGACGAGATCCTGTCGCTGGACCTCTCCTACGCCCCGCCGTTCGCGCCGGTGTGGGACCCGGTGCTCATCGCCGCGCGCAAGGCGTTCGACGCGGTGGAGGACGACGTCCGGTCGCTGTGA
- a CDS encoding FAD-dependent oxidoreductase, giving the protein MGKPVLLSVDDDPGVSRAVARDLRRKYGEDFRVLRASSAAEGLDALRELKLRGDAVAVLLADYRMPQMNGIEFLEQAMDLFPRARRALLTAYADTEAAIQAINLVDVDQYLLKPWEPVEEKLYPVVDSMITAWRESKDSAVDDVRIVGHHWSAPSYKARDFLARNAVPYRWYSVEEPEGQRLLAAAEARPGDVPVIVTPAGTVLRSPTPTELAAAVGLDVEPRTDFYDLVVVGGGPAGLGAAVYGASEGLRTVLVEKRATGGQAGQSSRIENYLGFPDGVSGAQLADRARRQAQKFGAELVTARSVVALEATGSSRTVHFDDGSSIAAHAVVLATGVFWRSLGAPGCAELTGRGVYYGSAMTEAAECADQDVFIVGGANSAGQAAVFFSRYAKTVRMLVRGPSLEASMSHYLIEQIAQIPNIEVRTCTVVDEVQGDGHLERIVLRDAVGGGTELLPASHVFVFIGATPHTDWLDGVVARDERGFLPTGPELLADGRRPPGWSLDRDPYFLESSLPGVFVAGDVRAASVKRVASAVGEGAMAVTLVHRYLEER; this is encoded by the coding sequence GTGGGCAAACCCGTGCTGCTGTCGGTGGACGACGACCCCGGCGTCTCGCGGGCGGTCGCCCGCGATCTGCGCCGCAAGTACGGCGAGGACTTCCGCGTGCTGCGCGCCTCCTCGGCCGCCGAGGGGCTCGACGCGCTCCGAGAACTGAAGCTGCGCGGTGACGCGGTCGCCGTCCTGCTCGCCGACTACCGGATGCCGCAGATGAACGGCATCGAGTTCCTCGAGCAGGCGATGGACCTGTTCCCCCGCGCCCGCCGGGCGCTGCTCACCGCCTACGCCGACACCGAGGCCGCGATCCAGGCGATCAACCTCGTCGACGTCGACCAGTACCTGCTCAAGCCGTGGGAACCGGTCGAGGAGAAGCTCTACCCGGTCGTCGACTCGATGATCACCGCCTGGCGGGAGAGCAAGGACTCCGCGGTCGACGACGTCCGCATCGTCGGCCACCACTGGTCGGCGCCGTCGTACAAGGCGCGCGACTTCCTCGCCCGCAACGCCGTCCCCTACCGCTGGTACAGCGTCGAGGAGCCGGAGGGGCAGCGGCTGCTCGCGGCCGCCGAGGCGCGACCGGGCGACGTCCCGGTGATCGTGACGCCGGCCGGCACCGTGCTGCGCTCCCCCACCCCCACCGAGCTCGCCGCGGCCGTCGGCCTCGACGTCGAGCCGCGCACCGACTTCTACGACCTCGTCGTCGTCGGCGGCGGCCCGGCCGGGCTGGGCGCCGCGGTCTACGGCGCCAGCGAGGGCCTGCGCACCGTGCTGGTGGAGAAGCGGGCCACCGGCGGGCAGGCCGGGCAGAGCAGCCGGATCGAGAACTACCTGGGCTTCCCGGACGGCGTCTCCGGCGCGCAGCTGGCCGACCGGGCCCGCCGCCAGGCGCAGAAGTTCGGCGCCGAGCTGGTCACCGCCCGCAGCGTGGTCGCCCTGGAGGCCACCGGCTCCAGCCGCACCGTGCACTTCGACGACGGCAGCAGCATCGCCGCGCACGCCGTCGTCCTGGCCACGGGGGTGTTCTGGCGGTCGCTGGGCGCGCCGGGCTGCGCGGAGCTGACCGGCCGCGGCGTCTACTACGGCTCGGCGATGACCGAGGCCGCCGAGTGCGCCGACCAGGACGTGTTCATCGTCGGCGGCGCCAACTCCGCCGGGCAGGCCGCGGTGTTCTTCTCCCGGTACGCCAAGACCGTGCGGATGCTGGTCCGCGGGCCCTCGCTCGAGGCCTCCATGTCGCACTACCTGATCGAGCAGATCGCGCAGATCCCGAACATCGAGGTCCGCACCTGCACCGTCGTCGACGAGGTGCAGGGCGACGGGCACCTCGAACGCATCGTCCTGCGCGACGCGGTCGGCGGCGGCACCGAGCTGCTGCCGGCCAGCCACGTCTTCGTCTTCATCGGCGCGACGCCGCACACCGACTGGCTCGACGGGGTCGTCGCCCGCGACGAGCGCGGCTTCCTCCCCACCGGCCCCGAGCTGCTCGCCGACGGCCGCCGTCCGCCCGGGTGGTCGCTGGACCGCGACCCGTACTTCCTGGAGAGCAGCCTGCCCGGCGTGTTCGTCGCCGGCGACGTGCGGGCCGCGTCGGTGAAGCGGGTCGCCTCCGCCGTCGGCGAGGGCGCCATGGCGGTCACCCTCGTGCACCGCTACCTGGAGGAACGATGA
- a CDS encoding ATP-binding protein, whose amino-acid sequence MSEHLTQDELRKLFLFADLAEDKLDWVAEHGDVVAYPAGSVVSAEGAPADCFSVLLEGTMTMSRRVGADEVETIRTDEPGVYSGAVQFYFGDQISQNYPATVRAITDCRFLQLPAEEFGVAFRRWFPMSTHLLQGLFVGTRNTNELIGQRERLLALGKLTAGLTHELNNPAAAAARATAALQDRFAGMRHKLAMLADGRIDGRMLGQLTELQETFVARVASAGELSALERSDAEDVLGDWLEDHEVREPWQLASVFVPAGLGPADLEKVADTVAEGCLEPALHWLGYTVETEMLLAEIRESTHRISGLVDAAKQYSQMDRSPHQDTDLRVGLDATLVMLSAKIPSGVTVVKDYATDLPLVPAYAAELNQVWTNLIVNALDAMAGSGTLTLRVARDGDCALVEVGDTGPGIPEELRRRVFEPFFTTKPVGQGTGLGLDVSWRIVTNRHGGDLRVVSQPGDTRFQVRLPLTEPSADDAAADRLLSQAP is encoded by the coding sequence ATGAGCGAGCACCTCACCCAGGACGAGCTCCGGAAGCTGTTCCTGTTCGCCGATCTCGCCGAGGACAAGCTGGACTGGGTGGCCGAGCACGGCGACGTCGTCGCCTACCCGGCGGGGTCGGTGGTCTCCGCCGAGGGCGCGCCCGCCGACTGCTTCTCGGTGCTGCTCGAGGGCACGATGACGATGTCGCGCCGGGTCGGTGCCGACGAGGTGGAGACGATCCGGACGGACGAGCCCGGTGTCTACTCCGGTGCCGTCCAGTTCTACTTCGGCGACCAGATCAGCCAGAACTACCCGGCCACCGTCCGGGCCATCACCGACTGCCGCTTCCTGCAGCTGCCGGCCGAGGAGTTCGGCGTCGCCTTCCGGCGCTGGTTCCCGATGTCGACGCACCTGCTGCAGGGCTTGTTCGTCGGCACCCGCAACACCAACGAGCTGATCGGCCAGCGCGAGCGGCTGCTCGCGCTCGGCAAGCTCACCGCGGGGCTGACCCACGAGCTGAACAACCCGGCCGCCGCGGCCGCCCGCGCCACCGCCGCGCTGCAGGACCGGTTCGCCGGGATGCGGCACAAGCTGGCCATGCTCGCCGACGGGCGGATCGACGGCCGGATGCTGGGCCAGCTCACCGAGCTGCAGGAGACGTTCGTGGCCCGCGTGGCCAGCGCCGGCGAGCTCTCGGCGCTGGAGCGCTCGGACGCCGAGGACGTCCTCGGTGACTGGCTCGAGGACCACGAGGTGCGCGAGCCGTGGCAGCTCGCGAGCGTCTTCGTCCCGGCCGGGCTGGGTCCTGCGGACCTCGAGAAGGTCGCGGACACCGTCGCCGAGGGCTGCCTCGAGCCGGCGCTGCACTGGCTGGGCTACACCGTGGAGACCGAGATGCTGCTCGCCGAGATCCGGGAGAGCACGCACCGCATCTCCGGCCTGGTCGACGCCGCCAAGCAGTACTCGCAGATGGACCGCTCGCCGCACCAGGACACCGACCTGCGGGTGGGCCTCGACGCGACGCTGGTGATGCTCAGCGCCAAGATCCCCTCGGGGGTCACCGTGGTGAAGGACTACGCCACCGACCTGCCGCTGGTGCCCGCCTACGCCGCGGAGCTCAACCAGGTGTGGACCAACCTGATCGTCAACGCCCTCGACGCCATGGCCGGCTCCGGCACGCTGACCCTGCGGGTGGCCCGGGACGGCGACTGCGCGCTGGTCGAGGTCGGCGACACCGGGCCGGGCATCCCCGAGGAGCTGCGCCGGCGGGTCTTCGAGCCGTTCTTCACGACCAAACCGGTCGGCCAGGGCACCGGGCTGGGGCTGGACGTCTCGTGGCGGATCGTGACCAACCGGCACGGCGGCGACCTGCGCGTCGTCTCGCAGCCGGGCGACACCCGCTTCCAGGTCCGCCTGCCGCTGACCGAGCCGTCGGCGGACGACGCCGCGGCCGACAGGCTGCTGTCTCAGGCCCCGTAG
- a CDS encoding UBP-type zinc finger domain-containing protein, with amino-acid sequence MTAIPGIDPSVPPSGPGCVECEQSGGWWFHLRRCAQCGHIGCCDSSPSQHARGHARDSGHPVIRSYEPGEDWFWDFTREDYARGPELTPPAAHPVSQPAPGPIGRVPADWRLHLH; translated from the coding sequence GTGACCGCGATCCCCGGCATCGACCCGAGCGTCCCGCCGTCCGGCCCCGGCTGCGTCGAGTGCGAGCAGAGCGGCGGATGGTGGTTCCACCTCCGCAGGTGCGCCCAGTGCGGGCACATCGGCTGCTGCGACTCCTCGCCGTCCCAGCACGCCCGCGGGCATGCGCGTGATTCCGGTCACCCGGTCATCCGCAGCTACGAACCGGGCGAGGACTGGTTCTGGGACTTCACGCGCGAGGACTACGCCCGCGGACCTGAGCTGACGCCGCCGGCGGCGCACCCGGTCAGCCAGCCGGCGCCGGGGCCGATCGGCCGCGTTCCGGCGGACTGGCGGCTGCACCTGCACTGA
- a CDS encoding SixA phosphatase family protein translates to MAALLLIRHAQAGTAPLDVDRPLTGHGTEQARAIGAWLAERGLVPDRVVVSPARRAVQTWAAAAEGLGSAEPVIDPRIYDNTFDAVLAAIRETPEEVRCLAVVGHNPSIGGLASELAPGVDGFPAGGVAVFELTGTVAALAPGAATLRDVHLPGR, encoded by the coding sequence GTGGCCGCCCTCCTGCTGATCCGCCATGCCCAGGCCGGCACCGCGCCGCTCGACGTCGACCGGCCGCTGACCGGGCACGGCACGGAGCAGGCCCGGGCGATCGGCGCGTGGCTGGCCGAGCGGGGGCTGGTGCCCGACCGCGTCGTCGTCTCCCCCGCGCGCCGGGCGGTGCAGACCTGGGCGGCGGCAGCCGAGGGTCTGGGCTCCGCGGAGCCGGTGATCGACCCGCGGATCTACGACAACACGTTCGACGCGGTGCTCGCGGCGATCCGCGAGACGCCCGAGGAGGTGCGGTGCCTCGCCGTCGTCGGGCACAACCCCTCGATCGGCGGCCTGGCCTCCGAGCTCGCGCCCGGCGTCGACGGGTTCCCGGCCGGAGGCGTGGCCGTGTTCGAGCTGACCGGCACCGTCGCCGCGCTCGCCCCGGGCGCCGCGACGCTCAGGGACGTCCACCTGCCCGGCCGCTGA
- a CDS encoding phosphotransferase, whose amino-acid sequence MTEREVLLPGGVANRGRVVRIGDTVRRPLRATSPATHALLRHLAAVGFDGAPRLLGIDDQGREVLGYIPGETVIRPYPDWAFTQEALVSVAELLRAYHRAVADFDPGSVRWPQSPPAPFAGELVSHNDPNLDNVVFRDGRAVALIDFDLAAPGSRLWDLACAARQWAPLRPDTHIHDPRRGAAFERLRVFLDAYGAEDVDPSLFAVAVRQNQAWFGELIERYVAAGHEGFSAYARSEARLSAEAYGRWLADSEPALRTALSGRAGGRP is encoded by the coding sequence GTGACGGAGCGGGAGGTGCTGCTGCCCGGCGGCGTCGCCAACCGGGGCCGGGTGGTGCGCATCGGGGACACGGTCCGGCGTCCGCTGCGGGCGACCAGCCCGGCGACGCACGCGCTGCTGCGGCACCTCGCGGCGGTCGGGTTCGACGGTGCCCCGCGCCTGCTGGGCATCGACGATCAGGGGCGCGAGGTGCTCGGCTACATCCCGGGCGAGACGGTGATCCGGCCCTATCCGGACTGGGCCTTCACGCAGGAGGCCCTGGTCAGCGTCGCCGAGCTGCTGCGGGCCTACCACCGGGCCGTGGCCGACTTCGACCCCGGCTCCGTGCGCTGGCCGCAGTCGCCGCCGGCCCCCTTCGCCGGCGAGCTGGTGAGCCACAACGACCCGAACCTCGACAACGTCGTCTTCCGCGACGGCCGGGCGGTCGCGCTCATCGACTTCGACCTCGCCGCCCCCGGCTCCCGGTTGTGGGACCTCGCGTGCGCGGCGCGCCAGTGGGCGCCGCTGCGGCCCGACACGCACATCCACGACCCCCGCCGTGGCGCCGCGTTCGAGCGGCTGCGGGTGTTCCTCGACGCCTACGGGGCCGAGGACGTCGACCCGTCGCTGTTCGCGGTCGCGGTGCGGCAGAACCAGGCGTGGTTCGGCGAGCTCATCGAGCGGTACGTCGCCGCCGGGCACGAGGGATTCTCGGCCTACGCGCGGTCCGAGGCCCGGCTGAGCGCGGAGGCCTACGGCCGGTGGCTGGCCGACAGCGAGCCGGCCCTGCGGACGGCGCTCAGCGGCCGGGCAGGTGGACGTCCCTGA
- a CDS encoding sugar-binding transcriptional regulator, protein MISRLTRPASLVLSASIARRYFIDGRSKLEIADEFGLSRFKVARLLEAARTSGLVRIEIGHKGLIDVDLSARLQSAFGLRHAVVVDTDSAPDSADSADALRKHLGQVAADLLAEITGPDDVLGVAWSRSVGAMARALPRLAAVPVVQLTGAVSMPDGDDSSIDVVRDVARAAGGPAYVFYAPFTLPDAATARALREQREVALAFAQLPRVTTAVMGVGLWAPGQSTLYDTVKEHDRRELRRLGVCAEVSGVFLTEDGTPVRTGLSDRMIGIDAEQMRSIPEVVAIAYGTTKVPAVRAALRSGLVRGLVTHGPVAQALLEAA, encoded by the coding sequence ATGATCAGCCGGCTGACCCGACCCGCGTCCCTCGTGCTGTCCGCGTCGATCGCCCGCCGGTACTTCATCGACGGGCGCTCCAAGCTGGAGATCGCCGACGAGTTCGGGCTGAGCCGGTTCAAGGTCGCCCGGCTCCTCGAGGCCGCTCGGACGAGCGGCCTGGTGCGCATCGAGATCGGGCACAAGGGGCTGATCGACGTCGACCTGTCGGCGCGCCTGCAGTCCGCCTTCGGCCTGCGACACGCCGTCGTCGTCGACACCGACAGCGCCCCCGACTCCGCTGACTCCGCCGACGCGCTGCGCAAGCACCTGGGTCAGGTGGCCGCCGACCTGCTCGCCGAGATCACCGGCCCGGACGACGTCCTCGGCGTCGCGTGGTCTCGCTCGGTCGGGGCCATGGCCAGGGCGCTGCCCCGCCTCGCCGCCGTCCCGGTCGTCCAGCTGACCGGTGCGGTCTCGATGCCGGACGGCGACGACAGCTCGATCGACGTGGTGCGCGACGTCGCCCGGGCCGCCGGTGGGCCGGCGTACGTCTTCTACGCGCCGTTCACGCTGCCCGACGCGGCGACCGCCCGGGCGCTGCGCGAGCAGCGCGAGGTCGCGCTGGCGTTCGCGCAGCTGCCGCGGGTCACCACGGCGGTCATGGGAGTCGGGCTCTGGGCGCCGGGCCAGTCGACGCTCTACGACACGGTCAAGGAGCACGACCGGCGGGAGCTGCGCCGGCTCGGCGTCTGCGCGGAGGTCTCCGGGGTCTTCCTCACCGAGGACGGCACCCCCGTGCGGACCGGCCTCTCCGACCGCATGATCGGGATCGACGCCGAGCAGATGCGATCGATCCCGGAGGTGGTCGCGATCGCCTACGGAACGACCAAGGTCCCGGCCGTGCGCGCCGCGCTGCGCAGCGGGCTGGTGCGCGGCCTGGTCACGCACGGCCCGGTCGCCCAGGCCCTCCTCGAGGCGGCGTGA
- a CDS encoding PTS mannitol transporter subunit IICB, whose product MTASVATPAKSSSARVAVQKFGTFLSGMILPNIAAFIAWGFITAFFIQTGWTPVARLGGFPDASGEHTGLVGPMITYLLPLLIASQGGRMIYGTRGAVVGSVATMGVIISTDQPMFLGAMIMGPLTAWLMKQADKLWDGKIKPGFEMLVNNFSAGILAAGVAIVAFFAFGPVFEAIAKGAGKGVDWLIAHSLLPLASLIIEPAKILFLNNAVNHGVLTPLGVDQAAQHGKSILFLLEANPGPGLGLLIAYSIFGTGLAKSTAPGAAVIQFFGGIHEIYFPYVLAKPALLAAMIPAGMVGIGTLLIFNAGLRAPAAPGSIIAVLAQTPSGSFAGVIASVVLAAATSFILSSIILRAGRRRAGAEIDLAAATAQMESLKGSKSKVAGALRSPEEAAAERFEAHAEEAEEAHEALSHRAPIHRIVFACDAGMGSSAMGASVLRKKIQKAGFDDVTVTNLAIANLTDDIDLIVTHQDLTARAESMSPSAQHVSVESFLNSPKYDEIVEQLKRTNASAAR is encoded by the coding sequence GTGACCGCATCAGTCGCGACGCCGGCCAAGTCGTCGAGCGCTCGGGTCGCCGTCCAGAAGTTCGGGACGTTCCTGTCCGGGATGATCCTGCCCAACATCGCGGCGTTCATCGCCTGGGGTTTCATCACCGCCTTCTTCATCCAGACGGGATGGACGCCGGTGGCCCGCCTCGGCGGCTTCCCCGACGCCTCCGGCGAGCACACGGGCCTCGTCGGCCCGATGATCACCTACCTGCTCCCCCTGCTGATCGCCTCGCAGGGCGGCCGGATGATCTACGGCACCCGCGGGGCCGTGGTCGGCTCGGTGGCCACCATGGGCGTGATCATCAGCACCGACCAGCCGATGTTCCTCGGCGCGATGATCATGGGCCCGCTCACCGCCTGGCTCATGAAGCAGGCCGACAAGCTCTGGGACGGCAAGATCAAGCCGGGCTTCGAGATGCTGGTCAACAACTTCTCGGCCGGCATCCTCGCGGCGGGCGTGGCGATCGTCGCGTTCTTCGCCTTCGGCCCGGTGTTCGAGGCGATCGCCAAGGGCGCCGGAAAGGGCGTGGACTGGCTGATCGCGCACAGCCTGCTGCCGCTGGCCAGCCTCATCATCGAGCCGGCGAAGATCCTCTTCCTCAACAACGCGGTCAACCACGGCGTGCTGACCCCGCTGGGCGTCGACCAGGCGGCCCAGCACGGCAAGTCGATCCTCTTCCTGCTCGAGGCCAACCCCGGTCCCGGGCTCGGGCTGCTGATCGCCTACTCGATCTTCGGCACCGGCCTGGCCAAGAGCACGGCGCCCGGCGCGGCGGTCATCCAGTTCTTCGGCGGGATCCACGAGATCTACTTCCCGTACGTGCTGGCCAAGCCCGCCCTCCTCGCGGCCATGATCCCGGCCGGCATGGTCGGCATCGGCACGCTGCTGATCTTCAACGCCGGCCTGCGCGCTCCCGCGGCTCCCGGCTCGATCATCGCGGTGCTCGCGCAGACCCCGAGCGGCAGCTTCGCCGGCGTGATCGCCTCGGTGGTGCTGGCCGCGGCGACGTCGTTCATCCTCTCCTCGATCATCCTGCGCGCCGGCCGGAGGCGGGCCGGGGCCGAGATCGACCTGGCCGCGGCCACCGCCCAGATGGAGTCGCTGAAGGGCTCGAAGAGCAAGGTCGCCGGCGCGCTGCGCAGCCCGGAGGAGGCCGCCGCCGAGCGGTTCGAGGCGCACGCGGAGGAGGCCGAGGAGGCGCACGAGGCGCTCAGCCACCGCGCGCCGATCCACCGCATCGTCTTCGCCTGCGACGCCGGCATGGGCTCGAGCGCGATGGGCGCGAGCGTCCTGCGCAAGAAGATCCAGAAGGCCGGCTTCGACGACGTCACGGTCACCAACCTGGCGATCGCCAACCTGACCGACGACATCGACCTGATCGTCACGCACCAGGACCTGACGGCGCGGGCGGAGAGCATGTCGCCGTCGGCCCAGCACGTCTCGGTCGAGAGCTTCCTCAACAGTCCCAAGTACGACGAGATCGTCGAGCAGCTCAAGCGCACGAATGCGTCGGCCGCGCGATGA
- a CDS encoding PTS sugar transporter subunit IIA: protein MSDILTPALVRVPGRAVSKDDAIREAGQLLVDAGAVLPEYVDAMFEREKSVSTYMGNYLAIPHGTNEAKDAIRSSALSVVRYDAPIDWDGNEVRFAVGVAGVDNGHLEILSRIAIVFSDPDEVDTLLAAGSADELYQLLAAVNEEDEA from the coding sequence ATGAGCGACATCCTGACCCCGGCCCTGGTCCGGGTGCCCGGCCGGGCGGTGAGCAAGGACGACGCGATCCGCGAGGCGGGCCAGCTGCTGGTCGACGCCGGCGCGGTCCTGCCCGAGTACGTGGACGCGATGTTCGAGCGGGAGAAGTCGGTGTCCACGTACATGGGCAACTACCTCGCCATCCCGCACGGGACGAACGAGGCGAAGGACGCGATCAGGAGCTCCGCGCTGTCGGTGGTGCGCTACGACGCGCCCATCGACTGGGATGGCAACGAGGTGCGCTTCGCCGTGGGCGTGGCGGGGGTGGACAACGGCCACCTGGAGATCCTCAGCCGGATCGCGATCGTGTTCTCCGATCCCGACGAGGTCGACACGCTGCTCGCGGCGGGCTCGGCCGACGAGCTCTACCAGCTGCTGGCGGCCGTGAACGAGGAGGACGAGGCATGA